Proteins from a single region of Herpetosiphonaceae bacterium:
- a CDS encoding YihY/virulence factor BrkB family protein translates to MKKWLDLIKNTFSEFVDDNCSRLGASLSYYTLGSLIPLLLVVASLISIFLAETDAGQRYQQQMIDYVASTIQNEQFATQLTESLTGAQRNQSTGGIIGSIIGFLTLLFAASGVFGELDSAFNIIWDVPKDKQPSGIWGFITSKFFSFTLVLGVAFLLLVAQVITFTLKGFADALNFTPAWLFLLVNFVVQLGIISLVFSLLFKYLPDTEVEWRDVLTGGILTALLWIVGQYLLSFYFSFSSSFTSYGIIGGVLAFLVYVYYSSQILFFGGEFTQVYARTQGSRVAEGLPGRGITRESALMVQAATVNKERQVRQREQELAAAKTRQYAAATTGGLIGLVAGALIGGIGLVAGVTRGVARLWR, encoded by the coding sequence ATGAAAAAATGGCTCGATCTGATCAAGAATACATTCAGCGAGTTCGTGGACGATAATTGCTCGCGGCTCGGCGCGTCGCTGTCGTACTACACGCTCGGCTCGCTAATCCCGCTGCTGCTGGTCGTCGCATCGCTGATCAGCATCTTTCTGGCAGAGACTGACGCAGGACAGCGCTATCAGCAGCAGATGATTGATTACGTCGCCAGCACGATCCAAAATGAGCAGTTCGCCACGCAGCTCACCGAAAGCTTGACCGGCGCACAACGAAATCAGTCAACTGGCGGCATTATTGGCAGTATCATCGGCTTTCTCACGCTGTTATTTGCCGCATCCGGTGTTTTTGGCGAGCTGGATTCGGCGTTCAATATTATCTGGGACGTGCCGAAGGATAAGCAGCCCTCAGGCATCTGGGGCTTTATCACGTCCAAATTCTTCTCGTTCACGCTGGTGTTGGGCGTTGCGTTCCTGCTGCTGGTCGCGCAGGTGATCACCTTCACGTTGAAGGGCTTTGCCGATGCGCTGAACTTCACGCCCGCCTGGCTCTTCTTGCTCGTCAACTTTGTCGTGCAGCTCGGCATCATCTCACTGGTCTTTTCGCTGCTCTTCAAGTACCTGCCCGATACCGAGGTCGAGTGGCGCGATGTGCTGACCGGCGGCATTTTGACCGCGCTGCTCTGGATCGTCGGCCAGTATTTGCTGAGCTTCTACTTCTCGTTCTCGTCGAGCTTTACGAGCTACGGCATCATCGGCGGCGTGCTGGCGTTCCTGGTCTATGTCTATTATTCCAGCCAGATCTTATTCTTCGGCGGCGAGTTTACGCAGGTCTATGCCCGCACGCAAGGCAGCCGCGTGGCTGAGGGATTGCCAGGCCGGGGCATTACCAGGGAGAGCGCGCTGATGGTGCAGGCCGCTACCGTCAACAAGGAGCGTCAGGTGCGCCAGCGGGAGCAGGAGCTTGCGGCGGCCAAGACCCGGCAGTACGCGGCGGCGACGACCGGCGGCCTGATCGGGCTGGTGGCGGGCGCGCTGATCGGCGGGATCGGGCTGGTGGCGGGCGTCACGCGCGGCGTCGCGCGGCTGTGGCGCTAG
- a CDS encoding PAS domain S-box protein, with protein sequence MAEFADDSIASHRTEEALRLLQSVTLLIHEAEDLNTALSAVLRGVCQITGWVFGQAWLPRPDGSALECYAAWYAGDPRLEHFRTISQRFVFTPGAGLPGEAWAEKQAVWSQDVTLNPTFARGAFAQEVGIRAAMAIPVLADQEVVAVLEFFVFEERFEDRDLLALVSTVAAHLGSVIRRKHAEDALRRSEARYRAVVDTASDAIITMAADGVIQSFNHGAERAFGYRAAEVIGQPLTLLMPEGLHERHASGLQRYLESGKLRRLHRTTEMIGRRKDGAEFPLELTVTVVQEPEGLLFAGIMRDISRRRLTETMIQRQTETLHWQAQLLDLARDAILVRDIATSQIIFWNQGAETMYGWTAVEALGHVSHTLLEAVPPQPLEEINATLMQTERWEGELRHTRRDGTQITVESRWVVQRNEQGEPIRVLEINTDITERKQAELERAVLLAAEQEHSKRLRELAALKADFTAMVAHELDSPLAAIRIFADLLVGGNVRPDQYPQVFAAIQSEAKMLSSLVADVRASAAIERDDFAIQARPMPVSALLASAATFAETLPGAHPVTLDVATKATVLVDPGRVGQVLRNLLSNAAKYSPPGTPIELRAFSVGKRLRIEVVDHGPGIHPDDLRRIFEKFGRGRDQSGGSVAGVGLGLYLSRRIVQAHGADLSVSSALGEGSVFAFELEIVE encoded by the coding sequence ATGGCGGAGTTTGCCGACGACAGCATCGCGTCCCATCGCACAGAAGAAGCCCTGCGTCTTTTACAGTCCGTCACGCTGCTGATCCACGAGGCAGAGGATCTGAATACTGCGCTGAGCGCGGTGCTACGTGGCGTATGCCAGATCACCGGCTGGGTCTTTGGTCAGGCCTGGCTGCCCCGGCCTGACGGCTCGGCGCTTGAGTGCTACGCCGCGTGGTACGCCGGAGATCCCCGGCTGGAGCATTTCCGAACGATCAGCCAGCGCTTCGTCTTTACGCCGGGCGCGGGTCTTCCCGGCGAGGCATGGGCCGAGAAGCAGGCGGTATGGAGCCAGGATGTGACGCTGAACCCGACGTTCGCGCGCGGCGCGTTCGCGCAGGAGGTTGGCATCCGGGCGGCGATGGCGATTCCGGTGCTGGCCGACCAAGAGGTTGTAGCCGTCCTTGAGTTTTTTGTCTTCGAGGAGCGGTTTGAAGATCGGGATCTCCTGGCGCTGGTATCGACGGTCGCGGCGCACCTCGGCTCGGTGATTCGTCGCAAGCACGCTGAAGATGCCCTGCGCCGCAGTGAGGCCCGCTATCGCGCCGTGGTCGATACGGCCTCGGACGCGATCATCACGATGGCGGCGGATGGCGTCATTCAATCCTTCAACCATGGTGCCGAGCGTGCTTTTGGCTACCGCGCCGCCGAGGTGATCGGGCAGCCGCTGACGCTGCTCATGCCGGAGGGCCTCCACGAGCGACATGCATCTGGCTTGCAGCGCTACCTTGAATCCGGCAAGCTGCGGCGGCTGCACCGCACGACGGAGATGATCGGGCGGCGCAAGGATGGCGCGGAGTTTCCCCTGGAGCTGACCGTGACTGTCGTGCAGGAGCCGGAGGGGCTGCTCTTCGCCGGGATTATGCGCGACATCAGCAGGCGCAGGCTGACCGAGACGATGATCCAGCGCCAGACGGAGACTTTGCACTGGCAGGCGCAGCTTTTGGATCTGGCCCGCGACGCGATCCTGGTGCGCGATATTGCGACCAGCCAGATCATCTTCTGGAACCAGGGCGCGGAGACGATGTACGGCTGGACCGCTGTTGAGGCGCTCGGCCACGTGTCGCACACGCTGCTGGAAGCTGTGCCGCCACAGCCGCTTGAGGAGATCAACGCCACGCTGATGCAAACGGAGCGCTGGGAGGGCGAGCTGAGGCATACCCGGCGCGATGGGACGCAGATCACCGTGGAGAGCCGCTGGGTGGTGCAGCGCAACGAGCAGGGCGAGCCGATCCGCGTGCTGGAGATCAACACCGACATCACCGAGCGCAAGCAGGCTGAGCTTGAGCGGGCGGTGCTGCTGGCGGCAGAGCAGGAGCACTCGAAGCGGCTGCGCGAGCTGGCGGCGCTCAAAGCCGATTTTACCGCGATGGTCGCGCACGAGCTGGACTCGCCGCTCGCCGCGATCCGCATCTTCGCCGATCTGCTGGTCGGCGGGAACGTGCGCCCCGACCAGTATCCGCAGGTCTTTGCCGCGATCCAGAGCGAAGCCAAGATGCTGTCGTCGCTGGTGGCCGATGTGCGCGCCTCGGCGGCGATCGAGCGCGACGATTTCGCGATCCAGGCGCGGCCTATGCCCGTCAGCGCGCTGCTCGCCTCGGCGGCGACGTTCGCCGAGACGCTGCCGGGGGCGCATCCGGTGACGCTCGATGTCGCGACTAAGGCGACGGTGCTGGTCGATCCTGGGCGCGTCGGGCAGGTGCTACGGAACCTGCTGAGCAACGCCGCCAAGTACTCGCCCCCTGGCACGCCGATTGAGCTGCGCGCCTTCTCGGTGGGCAAGCGGCTGCGGATCGAGGTGGTCGATCACGGGCCGGGCATCCACCCCGACGATCTGCGGCGCATCTTTGAGAAGTTCGGTCGAGGCCGCGATCAGTCCGGCGGGAGCGTGGCCGGCGTCGGCCTGGGCCTGTATCTCTCGCGGCGGATCGTGCAGGCGCATGGCGCGGATCTCAGCGTC
- a CDS encoding alpha-amylase family glycosyl hydrolase: MTQDHWWQRGIIYQIYPRSFMDSDGDGVGDLRGIASRLDYVHSLGVDAIWLSPIFPSPMADFGYDVADYTGIHTLFGTLADFDALVAAAHERGLKLLLDFVPNHSSDQHPWFVESRSSRDSPKRDWYIWRDPAPDGGPPNNWHSVFGGPAWTLDPATGQYYYHAYLTQQPDLNWRNPQVRAALLDVMRFWLDRGVDGFRIDALRQVIKDEQFRDNPPNPSYNPAKQGPYHALLPVYTTDRPEIMAVIAEMRRVVDQYDDRLLIGELYLPIERLVAYYGENGQGVHLPFNFHLILTPWSARQIAALIATYEAALPPGGWPNWVLGNHDQHRIASRIGARQARVAAMLLLTLRGTPTLYYGDEIGMRDVEIPPDRVHDPFEKNVPGQGFGRDPERTPMQWDDSASAGFTTGTPWLPIGADYTHVNVTREADDPTSMLTLYRRLIALRRAEDALAVGAYEPLPASGDRLAYVRRHGARRLLVALNLGGQQHRIDLTTIGPGRVLLSTHLDRDDEALHDELLLRGDEGVIVELYEE; the protein is encoded by the coding sequence ATGACACAGGATCACTGGTGGCAGCGCGGCATCATCTACCAGATCTACCCGCGCTCGTTCATGGACAGCGACGGCGATGGCGTTGGCGACCTGCGTGGGATCGCCAGCAGGCTAGATTATGTCCACTCACTCGGCGTCGATGCGATCTGGCTCTCGCCGATCTTTCCCTCGCCGATGGCCGACTTCGGCTACGACGTGGCGGACTACACCGGCATCCATACGCTCTTCGGCACGCTCGCCGACTTCGACGCGCTGGTAGCGGCGGCGCACGAGCGCGGGCTGAAGCTGCTGCTCGATTTCGTGCCTAACCACAGCTCGGATCAGCACCCGTGGTTCGTCGAGTCGCGCTCGTCGCGCGACAGCCCGAAGCGTGACTGGTACATCTGGCGCGATCCGGCTCCCGACGGCGGCCCGCCCAACAACTGGCACAGCGTCTTCGGCGGCCCGGCCTGGACGCTCGATCCTGCTACCGGACAGTACTACTATCACGCCTATCTCACGCAGCAGCCCGATCTCAACTGGCGCAACCCGCAGGTACGAGCCGCGCTGCTCGACGTGATGCGCTTCTGGCTGGATCGCGGCGTGGACGGCTTTCGGATCGATGCGCTGCGCCAGGTGATCAAAGACGAGCAGTTCCGCGATAACCCGCCCAATCCCAGCTACAACCCGGCAAAGCAGGGGCCGTACCACGCGCTGCTGCCGGTCTACACCACCGACCGTCCCGAAATCATGGCGGTCATCGCCGAGATGCGGCGCGTCGTGGATCAGTACGACGATCGGCTGCTGATCGGCGAGCTGTATCTGCCGATCGAGCGGCTGGTAGCCTACTACGGCGAGAACGGCCAGGGCGTTCACCTGCCCTTCAACTTTCATCTGATCCTGACGCCCTGGAGCGCGCGCCAGATTGCCGCGTTGATCGCGACCTACGAGGCCGCGCTGCCGCCCGGCGGATGGCCCAACTGGGTGCTCGGCAACCACGATCAGCATCGGATTGCCAGCCGGATCGGGGCGCGGCAGGCGCGGGTGGCCGCAATGCTGCTGCTGACACTGCGGGGCACGCCCACGCTCTACTACGGCGATGAGATCGGCATGCGCGATGTCGAGATCCCGCCCGATCGGGTCCACGATCCCTTCGAGAAGAACGTGCCCGGCCAGGGATTTGGCCGCGACCCTGAGCGCACGCCGATGCAGTGGGACGATAGCGCCAGCGCAGGATTTACCACGGGCACGCCCTGGCTGCCGATCGGCGCGGACTACACGCATGTCAACGTGACGCGCGAAGCCGATGATCCGACCTCGATGCTGACGCTCTACCGGCGGCTGATCGCGCTGCGTCGCGCCGAAGATGCGCTGGCGGTCGGCGCGTACGAGCCGCTGCCCGCGTCCGGCGATCGGCTGGCCTACGTCCGCCGCCACGGCGCGCGTCGGCTGCTGGTGGCGCTGAACCTGGGCGGGCAGCAGCACCGCATCGATCTGACGACGATCGGGCCGGGCCGCGTGCTGCTCTCAACGCATCTCGACCGTGATGACGAGGCGCTGCACGACGAGCTGCTCCTACGCGGCGACGAAGGCGTGATCGTGGAGCTGTACGAAGAATAA
- a CDS encoding AEC family transporter, translated as MSDVVGILLQIFLLIGLGLLVRWRNILPRDQAVSIFNQAVINLTLPATVFLGLMNIKEFSWQLIKIPIVAVLVIIGSGCIAAFIAHRLRLRRATAGAVVITSMCGSTGFFGTPIFAALARSNPQDYGQTVGMAALYSEIGSLIPLLTIVAIVAATYGEKQQLTPRQVMIGLFRFLPFIALLLGFLFWPETHGGNFPASIRGTLGFLSQATVMLAMLALGMTITIRDFSQYLRSVLAVNVVKLVCAPLLAVVLSAIFSLDPQARFVVIFESALPAIVIAIAYANQYKLDVELASTAVFTTFVFSLLTLPIFAYIAA; from the coding sequence GTGAGCGATGTCGTCGGTATTCTTCTCCAGATCTTTTTGTTGATTGGGCTGGGGCTGCTGGTGCGCTGGCGCAATATCTTGCCGCGTGATCAGGCCGTCTCGATTTTCAACCAGGCCGTGATCAACCTGACGCTGCCGGCGACGGTCTTCCTGGGCCTGATGAATATCAAGGAGTTCTCCTGGCAGTTGATCAAAATCCCGATCGTCGCCGTGCTGGTGATCATTGGATCGGGCTGCATCGCCGCGTTTATCGCCCACCGGCTGCGGCTGCGACGCGCCACGGCGGGCGCGGTGGTCATCACCAGCATGTGTGGCTCCACGGGCTTCTTCGGCACGCCGATCTTCGCCGCGCTGGCGCGGAGCAATCCACAGGACTACGGCCAGACCGTGGGCATGGCGGCGCTCTACAGCGAGATCGGCTCGCTGATCCCGCTGCTGACGATCGTGGCGATCGTCGCGGCGACCTACGGTGAGAAGCAGCAGCTCACGCCGCGCCAGGTGATGATCGGGCTATTCCGCTTCCTGCCGTTCATCGCGCTGCTGCTCGGCTTTTTGTTCTGGCCGGAGACTCACGGCGGCAACTTTCCCGCCTCGATTCGCGGCACGCTCGGCTTTCTCAGCCAGGCGACGGTCATGCTGGCGATGCTGGCGCTCGGCATGACGATCACCATCCGCGACTTCTCGCAATACCTGCGCTCGGTGCTGGCGGTCAATGTCGTCAAGCTGGTCTGCGCGCCGCTGCTGGCCGTGGTGCTCAGCGCGATCTTTAGTCTCGATCCCCAGGCGCGCTTCGTGGTCATCTTCGAGTCGGCGCTGCCCGCGATCGTGATCGCCATCGCCTACGCCAACCAGTATAAGCTGGACGTGGAGCTTGCCAGCACCGCAGTCTTCACCACGTTTGTCTTCTCGCTGCTCACGCTGCCGATCTTCGCCTACATCGCCGCCTGA
- a CDS encoding amylo-alpha-1,6-glucosidase, whose protein sequence is MLTLASGLCRNRDATISREWLVTNAVGGYAMGSVAGANTRAYHGYLIAATTPPVGRTLLLQHLDERIVVGEDAWPLSADEWADGSRTPQDWRDRPGVPALDGFALDGTLPIWTYALGDGRLEKRVWMVHGQNTTYIRYTLLNAAAPVRLRIRISVNDRDHHGTRMADGNSWRSAEADGGWRIARDSWEAHEWSLLTLPHVPLTPIHEWSAPLYRRVEAERGLDSVEQRYVLGQIELDLLPGASWTLVASTEPPTQIERDPVVTLQAEQARQAALIARAAAEDAPLPVRQLVLAADQFIVERNLVADGRVERGQSVIAGYPWFGDWGRDTMISLPGLCLSTRRYDVAARILRTFARYVSRGMLPNRFPDVGEEPEYNTVDATLWYFHAIERYHQATGDDALLADLYPVLAEIVTWHLRGTRYGIQVDASDGLLRAGEPGAQLTWMDVRIDGWVVTPRHGKAVEINALWYNALRLLARWSVRYAAAAPAADYAALAEQVRASFSRFWYAEGGYLYDVIDTPGGDDATLRPNQIFALSVAPELLSEERRRSALAQVTRYLWTPDGLRTLDPRHPDYQPRFTGGRVQRDSAYHQGTIWPWLIGHYLDARRQLEPELERQPYLRALLDHLWDGGLGTIAEVFDAEPPRFGAGCMAQAWSVAEVLRSVL, encoded by the coding sequence ATGTTGACCCTCGCATCTGGACTATGCCGCAACCGGGATGCGACCATCAGCCGCGAATGGCTCGTCACGAATGCCGTCGGCGGCTACGCGATGGGCTCGGTCGCCGGGGCGAATACCCGCGCCTATCACGGCTACCTGATCGCGGCGACCACACCACCTGTCGGACGCACGCTGCTGCTGCAACACCTCGACGAGCGCATCGTCGTGGGTGAGGATGCGTGGCCGCTCAGCGCCGACGAGTGGGCCGACGGCTCGCGCACGCCCCAGGACTGGCGCGATCGTCCGGGCGTTCCAGCGCTGGATGGCTTCGCGCTCGATGGGACGCTGCCGATCTGGACGTATGCGCTCGGCGACGGACGGCTCGAAAAGCGCGTCTGGATGGTTCACGGCCAGAACACGACCTATATCCGCTACACGCTGCTGAATGCCGCCGCGCCGGTACGGTTGCGCATCCGCATCTCGGTCAACGATCGCGATCATCACGGCACGCGCATGGCCGATGGCAACAGCTGGCGCAGCGCCGAGGCCGACGGCGGCTGGAGGATCGCCCGCGATAGCTGGGAAGCGCATGAGTGGTCGCTGCTGACGCTGCCGCACGTGCCGCTGACGCCGATCCACGAGTGGAGCGCGCCGCTCTACCGCCGGGTAGAGGCCGAGCGCGGGCTGGATTCTGTCGAGCAGCGCTATGTGTTGGGCCAGATCGAGCTTGATCTGCTACCGGGCGCGTCGTGGACGCTGGTCGCCTCGACCGAGCCGCCGACCCAGATCGAGCGCGATCCGGTGGTGACGCTTCAGGCCGAGCAGGCACGGCAGGCGGCGCTGATCGCGCGAGCTGCTGCCGAGGACGCGCCGCTGCCGGTGCGGCAGCTTGTGCTGGCGGCGGATCAGTTCATCGTCGAGCGCAATCTGGTGGCGGATGGACGTGTCGAGCGTGGGCAGAGCGTGATCGCGGGCTATCCCTGGTTCGGCGACTGGGGCCGCGACACGATGATCAGCCTGCCGGGCCTCTGCCTGAGCACGCGGCGCTACGATGTGGCGGCGCGCATCCTGCGCACGTTCGCGCGCTATGTCTCGCGCGGCATGCTGCCGAATCGCTTTCCCGACGTGGGCGAGGAGCCGGAGTACAACACGGTCGACGCGACGCTGTGGTATTTCCATGCGATCGAGCGCTATCACCAGGCCACGGGCGACGACGCGCTGCTGGCCGATCTGTATCCGGTGCTGGCCGAGATCGTCACGTGGCATCTGCGCGGCACGCGCTACGGGATTCAGGTGGATGCCTCAGATGGGCTGCTGCGGGCAGGCGAGCCAGGCGCGCAGCTTACCTGGATGGATGTGCGGATCGACGGCTGGGTCGTGACGCCGCGCCACGGCAAGGCGGTGGAGATCAACGCGCTCTGGTACAACGCGCTGCGCCTGTTGGCTCGCTGGTCGGTGCGCTACGCCGCGGCTGCGCCCGCCGCCGACTACGCCGCGCTGGCCGAGCAGGTTCGGGCCAGTTTCAGCCGCTTCTGGTACGCCGAGGGCGGCTACCTGTATGATGTGATCGACACGCCCGGCGGCGACGATGCCACGCTGCGGCCAAATCAGATCTTCGCGCTCTCGGTCGCGCCTGAGCTGCTGTCGGAGGAGCGGCGGCGCTCGGCGCTGGCCCAGGTGACGCGCTACCTGTGGACGCCGGACGGTCTGCGCACGCTCGATCCGCGACATCCCGACTACCAGCCGCGCTTCACAGGCGGTCGGGTCCAGCGCGATAGCGCCTACCACCAGGGCACGATCTGGCCGTGGCTGATCGGGCATTACCTCGACGCGCGGCGGCAGCTTGAGCCAGAGCTTGAGCGACAGCCGTATCTTCGGGCGCTGCTGGATCATCTGTGGGATGGTGGCCTGGGCACGATCGCCGAGGTCTTCGACGCCGAGCCGCCGCGCTTCGGTGCGGGCTGCATGGCCCAGGCGTGGAGCGTGGCAGAGGTGCTGAGAAGCGTGCTCTGA